Part of the Candidatus Brocadia sinica JPN1 genome, ATGGTTTGGCGTGCTCGGGTTTATTGATGATTATATCAAACTTACGCAGAAAAATGTACCGGGGTTAACTGATGTGTCGAAGTTGTTGTTTCAATCGGCGTTGGGGCTTATTTTGGGGTTGATATTATACTTCCATTTTACCAAGTTTACATGGGGTACACAACTGGCAATTCCTTTTATTAAGGATTTTAAACCCGATGTAGGGCCTTTCTATATATTGATTGCTGCCTTTTTCGTTGTGGGAATGTCAAATGCCGTTAATCTTACGGATGGCCTTGATGGTTTAGCAATAGGGTGCAGCATTATAGCAGGAATTGCTTTTGCGGTTGTTGCCTATATTTCAGGTAGGGTCGATTTTAGTAACTATTTAAGGATTCCGTACATTCCAGGAAGCGGGGAATTGAGTGTTTTTTGCGCAGCACTTGCGGGAGGGGGTTTGGGATTTTTGTGGTACAATTGTTTTCCCGCGCAGGTTTTTATGGGGGATACAGGATCATTAACATTGGGAGGCATATTAGGACTCATTGCCATTATAGTAAAACAAGAGGTGCTGATGATTATTATAGGGGGCGTCTTTGTCGCAGAGGCAGTTTCTGTCCTTATGCAGGTTTCTTTCTATAAAATAACAAAGAAAAGGATTCTCCGTTGCGCACCCCTGCACCACCACTTCCAGTTTAAGGGATGGCCTGAGGCGAAGATCACCCTCAGATTTTGGATAGTCGCAGCCCTGTTGGCAGTATTCAGTTTCGTCTTATTATAAGGGGGTTTATTTGTGAAACCATGGCATTTTGTCATATATGTCGTCGTTGCTCTATTGGGATTTAGTATTGTTACGGTGTATAGTACAGATATGGCAACTGTAGGATCAGGTGGAAATGGTTATCAATTCATGAAGCATCTTTTGTGGATACTCGTAAGCTCTCTGTTGCTGATGACAATGTCATTGGTAGATTATCATTATCTGCAGAAATTGAGCATTCCCATTCTTGTTATCTCCCTCATCCTTCTTTCGCTCGTGTTATTGCCGGGAATAGGCACGGTTACTAACGGCGCCCGCAGATGGATTCGGTTCAATCACATTTTGGGTATTCAGCCCTCTGAATTTGCAAAGTTGGCGGTTATCATATTTATTTCGGGTTACATTGCAAAAAATCATAGTCGCATGTCTGAATTCAAGTGTGGTTTCATAGTGCCCATTGGTGTCACAGCGTTAACAAGTGCACTTGTGATGAAGGAACCAGATTTTGGGACTGCTGCATTCATTGCAATACTGTCTTTAATTATGCTGATTGTTGGGGGAACCAGAATTATTTTTATCTGTTTTACTTCCATAGCTTTTGTGCCATTTATACACAAAATGTTATTTGAGGTCTCGTACAGAAAAGATAGATTGACGGCCTTTCTCGATCCATGGAAAGACCCCTCTGGAACGGGGTATCATATAATTCAGTCGTGGATTGCCCTTGGTTCTGGTGGTTTGACAGGATTAGGGATTGGGGGCAGTAAACAAAAACTCTTTTTTTTACCGGAAAGCAATAGTGATTTTATATTTACCATTTTGGGTGAAGAGTTTGGTTTTCTCGGAGTAATAGCTGTTATAGCCCTCTTTTTACTATTACTATGGCAGGGACTCAGAATTGTACATAGAACCAGAGATATGTTTGGGTTTTTTTTGGGGCTTGGGATTACCGTAATGTTTGGATTACAGGCAATTATTAACATTGCGGTCGTCTCCGGCATTGTGCCAACGAAAGGTATTCCCTTGCCTTTTGTTAGTTCGGGCGGCTCTTCGTTGCTATTCTCAATGATAGGAATTGGCATATTGGTTAATGTTGCAAGACAGTCTGTAACAGGAGAAACATCGAGTTTGCCAGTTGATGGGGCAGAGACTTCGGAAGATACAATGGATGGACTATCACTTGCGAGAGTTTGGCATAAGATTATGTCGAGTGTAGCCAGTTTTTCCTGGCGATAGAAGTGATAGTTTGAGTAAGTCATGGCGTGTGTGAATCTTAAACACGAGATGATAGCGTAATGTGTCATTTGTGTTTAATTTTTGAACTAGCGTTATTTGTTGATAAAAAAAGGGGTATAAAAATGAAAGTAATTTTTGCAGGAGGTGGTACTGGTGGACATCTAATGGTTGGGCTGAGTACGGCAGAAGAAATTTGTTCCAGATTTCATGAGGCAGAAATTATTTTTTTGGGGACGGGCAAAAAATTTGAAAAGCGATGCGTAGAACAGAAAGGATTTCAGTATCAACAGTTACGTGCGAAAAAATGGGGAAAATCGTACAAATATATCTTTACTTTTATTGGTACAATGCTTGCTAGTATTGTTGAGTCCCTCTTTGTGATGAGAAAATTTAATCCTGATATTGTGGTTGGTTTGGGTGGATATGTATCCGTTGCTCCAATTGTTGCTGCAAAATTACTCGGTATTCCATCCGTGTTACTTGAACAAAATGTAATTCCCGGGAAGGCAAATCGGTTTTTGGCTAGATGGGTTGATGAGGTGTATTGTCATTGGCGTGGACCGATCAAATGGTTTAACAAAGCAAAAGTTGTCAGGGTAACAGGGACGCCAATTCGGAAGGATATCTTATTTAGCAAAAGGAGTCGTTCCGCCGAGAAATTTGGGCTAAGTTCTTCTAAAAAAACAATACTGATCATGGGCGGGAGTCAGGGTGCACAGGCGATCAATGAGGTCATAGTAAAAAGTTTGCCTAAATTAGAGACGTTGTCTGATGACTTACAGATAATCCATTGCACGGGTGATTATGGGTATGAGGCAGCAAAGGCGGCATATGCACAAACGAAGATTGATGCATTTGTTTGTAGTTTCCTGGATGATATGGGTGCCGCTTTCAGTATGACAGACATAATTGTTTGTAGAGCGGGTGCCACGACGATTGCAGAGATTACCGCAATCGGTATTCCCGCCATATTAATACCCTACCCGCACGCTACGGATAATCATCAATACTGGAATGCAATGGAATTGGTAAGCAATGGGGGAGGGTATTTAGTACAACAGCTTGACTTGACACCTGAAAAAATTGCAGAGCTTGTTACCGATCTTTTTTATAATAAAGAGAAGTATGACAGGATGAAGATGTTTAACAGGGGAATGGGGATTCCGAATGCGTCCGTAAATGTTGTTGATAATATATGCAGGGTGATTGGTCTTAAAAGTACTCAATTTGCGCTGATTGTTGGCTAACGTTCCGTTTCACGATGAGACCTGTATGAACTATGAATTTGCTAAAGAATAGGGGAATATAGTGTTGCATACTCGTAGTGATATTGGGCGAGGGATAAATCTCGGGTAATACAGATTTTCAAGCAAAAGAGGGAACAATGCTATGAATTTTTCAGAAGGTATAGACAGGATGCAATCATCCAAGGTATCATTGGAAAAACAGTTTAATTATCGACCTTTACGTGGGCATTGTGTATACTTTATTGGTATTGGTGGTGTTGGAATGAGTGCCGTTGCGCGCATTCTTATAAATGAGGGTTGTATTGTAGCAGGTTCTGATGTACGGACGTCTTCTCTGACTTCTACACTGGAAGAAATGGGGGCCAAGATTAATACAAAGCAAGATGGAAGTCTGATGCCAGCAGAAACAGATATGGTAGTGGTATCCGCTTCGATTTCTGAAGATAATCCTGACCTCAAAACTGCCCGTAAGCTGGGCATAAAGGTCGTAAAATATTCCCAAATACTTGGTTCATTAATGAAAGAAAAACGTGGTATTGCAATCAGTGGGACTCACGGTAAGACGACTACAAGTGCAATGATCTCAACGATATTAAAAACGGCAGGGCTGGATCCGACATTTGTCATAGGGGGAGAGGTGCCTGATATTGGTGGCAATGCACATTTGGGAAAGGGGAATTTATTTGTAGCTGAGGCCTGTGAATATGATCGGTCATTTTTAAATCTCACCCCGCAGGTGGGTGTAATTACCAACATAGAAGAAGATCATTTAGATTATTATGAAAATATTGAAAAAATAATCAATGCCTTTGGTGATTTTGCATCCTCAATTTCAAAAAACGGCTTGTTGGTTATAAATAATCGTGATGATAACACAGCTATTGCAGTAAAAAGGGCACATTGTAAAGTAGAAACATATTCTCTCGACATCTCCTCGGATTGGTGTGGTGAAGTCATTTCTGGAGGCAGTGGCATAAACAGATTCAAAGTTTTTCATAAAGGCAAATTTTTTGATAACTTTCTGTTAAAAATACCAGGGGCGCATAATGTGTTAAATGCACTGGCAGCAACTGCTGTATGTACATTTATAGGAGTGGATAGAGATTCTATCAGAACTGCATTAGCATCCTTTACTGGAGCGAATAGGCGGTTTCAAATCATTGGTGTGAAAAACG contains:
- the mraY gene encoding phospho-N-acetylmuramoyl-pentapeptide-transferase, with the protein product MLYNLFSSIHSLEIFKYISSRSCLAAFTAFFISIFFGHWFIKKLRVLKVGEDTTKKDSEELKRMHFDKKNTPTMGGIIVIISILISTLLWCNIYNEYVLLLMFTLIWFGVLGFIDDYIKLTQKNVPGLTDVSKLLFQSALGLILGLILYFHFTKFTWGTQLAIPFIKDFKPDVGPFYILIAAFFVVGMSNAVNLTDGLDGLAIGCSIIAGIAFAVVAYISGRVDFSNYLRIPYIPGSGELSVFCAALAGGGLGFLWYNCFPAQVFMGDTGSLTLGGILGLIAIIVKQEVLMIIIGGVFVAEAVSVLMQVSFYKITKKRILRCAPLHHHFQFKGWPEAKITLRFWIVAALLAVFSFVLL
- the ftsW gene encoding putative lipid II flippase FtsW, whose product is MKPWHFVIYVVVALLGFSIVTVYSTDMATVGSGGNGYQFMKHLLWILVSSLLLMTMSLVDYHYLQKLSIPILVISLILLSLVLLPGIGTVTNGARRWIRFNHILGIQPSEFAKLAVIIFISGYIAKNHSRMSEFKCGFIVPIGVTALTSALVMKEPDFGTAAFIAILSLIMLIVGGTRIIFICFTSIAFVPFIHKMLFEVSYRKDRLTAFLDPWKDPSGTGYHIIQSWIALGSGGLTGLGIGGSKQKLFFLPESNSDFIFTILGEEFGFLGVIAVIALFLLLLWQGLRIVHRTRDMFGFFLGLGITVMFGLQAIINIAVVSGIVPTKGIPLPFVSSGGSSLLFSMIGIGILVNVARQSVTGETSSLPVDGAETSEDTMDGLSLARVWHKIMSSVASFSWR
- the murG gene encoding undecaprenyldiphospho-muramoylpentapeptide beta-N-acetylglucosaminyltransferase gives rise to the protein MKVIFAGGGTGGHLMVGLSTAEEICSRFHEAEIIFLGTGKKFEKRCVEQKGFQYQQLRAKKWGKSYKYIFTFIGTMLASIVESLFVMRKFNPDIVVGLGGYVSVAPIVAAKLLGIPSVLLEQNVIPGKANRFLARWVDEVYCHWRGPIKWFNKAKVVRVTGTPIRKDILFSKRSRSAEKFGLSSSKKTILIMGGSQGAQAINEVIVKSLPKLETLSDDLQIIHCTGDYGYEAAKAAYAQTKIDAFVCSFLDDMGAAFSMTDIIVCRAGATTIAEITAIGIPAILIPYPHATDNHQYWNAMELVSNGGGYLVQQLDLTPEKIAELVTDLFYNKEKYDRMKMFNRGMGIPNASVNVVDNICRVIGLKSTQFALIVG
- the murC gene encoding UDP-N-acetylmuramate--L-alanine ligase, with protein sequence MNFSEGIDRMQSSKVSLEKQFNYRPLRGHCVYFIGIGGVGMSAVARILINEGCIVAGSDVRTSSLTSTLEEMGAKINTKQDGSLMPAETDMVVVSASISEDNPDLKTARKLGIKVVKYSQILGSLMKEKRGIAISGTHGKTTTSAMISTILKTAGLDPTFVIGGEVPDIGGNAHLGKGNLFVAEACEYDRSFLNLTPQVGVITNIEEDHLDYYENIEKIINAFGDFASSISKNGLLVINNRDDNTAIAVKRAHCKVETYSLDISSDWCGEVISGGSGINRFKVFHKGKFFDNFLLKIPGAHNVLNALAATAVCTFIGVDRDSIRTALASFTGANRRFQIIGVKNDITVIDDYAHHPTEIRVTLKAARELYPAKRIWCVFQPHQYSRTRHLLKGFTKSFQNADKVILADIYAARDNDYEKTAMHSVKLYEEIRNTGVDVQYIPQLCDIVHVLSSRVKRDDVVVTMGAGDVWKVSYDLVSIL